Sequence from the Parvicella tangerina genome:
CTTGAATACGAACCCCCGAGATGATATTTCCATCGTGAAGGATTTCCAAAACAGGGGTATTATATGTAAACCTAACACCAAGATCTTCTGCCAGTTTCAACAACGAATTGGTAATGGAAACCATTCCTTTTTTCGGAAAGAAAGCTCCTACATTGAACTCATAATGAGGAATCACCTCCATAATACCAGGTGTTTGGAAGGGGCTTGAGCCATTGTAGGTAGCATATCGATCAAAAAGCTGAACTAATTTAGGATCATCAAAAGACCTTTGATTGACCTCATGTAGTGTTTTATTTAGTCCAAGCTTAGGTGTCCGGAAGATCGCTTTTGCCGTTGCTAAATTCAAGAATCCCCGCCAATCATTAAGACTTTGTTCTAAAAATAATTTTCCAGTAGTTTCTTCAATAAACTTTGCCTGCTCAAGCTTTGCTATAATCTGTTCTTTGGTACAATTGAAGTGAAATGCAGCATCCTTAGCAAATTGATTAGGTTTGGCATCTGCAACAAAGGAAGTTCCATCGTTCCAGAAATAATGACAAACTTTTTCAAGCCGTTCATAAGTAAAGTACGCTTCGGGCTTCCTTCCAGCTAATGCAAATAATTCCTCAACGTACTGAGGCATGGTAAACAAGGAAGGGCCTGCGTCAAAGCGATAATCACCACATCGAATTTCCGACAGTTTTCCTCCTGGATAGCCGTTCTTTTCAAATACGCTGACGTCATATCCTTTAACTGCCAATCGAATGGAAGCAGCTATCCCAGCTATCCCAGAACCTATAACAATTGCTTTTTTAGGCATTTTTGCCAAAGATATCTTTTATTATTTTTTTTCTGTAGTCGAAGATTTCTTTGAGCTTTTTTCTAATCAACACCTTATTTGCTAAATCTCCTAGCACACCCATTGGAGGTTGATAGTGGACAATATCCTCCATCAGTACACCATGTTCAACTTCCTTAAATCGATGTTGATGGTGCCAGATTTTGTAAGGACCTTGCTTTTGCTCATCGATAAAAAAATAAGGTTCCTTGACCTGGGTAATCTCTGTAGTCCATTTCATCGGAATGCCCGCTACGGGTTTAACCACATACCGAATGATCTGGCCTGGATACATTTCTTCTGTGTCAGCGTTAGAAATAATATCAAACCCCATGTAATCTGGGGTGATCTTTTTCAGGTTCTCCGGACTAGAAAAAAAGCTCCATGCCTCTTGCATTGAGACATCTTTCAATAATTGATCTCTTTTTAAGACATGAACTCCCATGGCATTACAATAAGTTGAAACTATGCTTCAAATAAGAGCTAAAAAACAGTGCGTACTTCTTACGATTTGGAATTCTAATACGCGTATTCATGATTGCGGAGGCTGGAGTTTTCTGAATCTTATTTAGAAGTCGCGCATAATAGATGTAGGCCACATAAACACCAAACCTCGATTCTTTCGGAAGCTTTGTAATCCCGATATACCCCTGTCTGAAATCTTCTGCGATATCTTCCTCCAATTGAGCTTTTACCTCATCGTCAAAAGCTTCGAAGTCCACTCCTGGAAAATAAGTTCTTCCCAATTCTTTGTAATCATCTTTCAAATCTCTGAGAAAGTTTATTTTCTGAAAAGCAGAACCTAGCTTCATTGCATAAGGCTTAAGTTCTTCATACATTTTCTCATCACCATCCACAAACACCTTTAGACACATCAATCCTACGACTTCCGCTGAGCCCAAGATATACTTTTCATAGGTGTCCTGATCATACTCAACATCTCCCAGATCCATCTCCATACTATCCAGAAAAGTATCGGTAAGTTCCAAAGGAATTTTATACTTATTCACCACCCATTGGTAAGCATTCAGCACGGGATTTGTACTAATCTTATCTTGTATCGCCTTATAGGTGTCTGCTCTAAACTCTTTGAGCAATCGTCTCTTATCAAAATCATGAAAGGTATCCACAATTTCGTCTGCCACTCTTACATAACCGTAAATAGCATAAATGGGGTCATGAAAGCGCTTGTGCAAGAAACGAATTCCCAATGAAAAGGAAGTACTGTATTTCTTTGTAATAATTGTACTTGACTTAATCGATATTTGATCGTATAACTCTTTCATTTTAGTTAGTTTTGAGGTACTTAATAGCTTCCTGAGCTGCGATTTTTCCACTAATTAAGGATGGTGGAACACCTGGTCCAGGAACCGTTAGTTGACCCGTATAAAACAAATTCTTTACTTTGTCATTATGCATTGATGGCTTCAAGATGGCTGTCTGTTTTAATGTATTTGCCAAACCATAAGCGTTTCCTTTATAAGCATTGTAGTCTTTTTTGAAATCCTTTAAAGAATAGGAGCGATTATAGATGATATGTTCTCTGACCTTTTGATCTGTTAACCGCTCTAATCGTTCTACAATCAATTCAAAGTATTTATTCCTCATTTCTTCAGTATCAGGAAGATCTGGAGCAACAGGAATTAACAAAAATAGATTCTCATAACCCTTTGGGGCAACAGATTCATCCGTTACGCTTGGAGCACAAACATAAAACAATGGGTTACTTGGCCATTTGGGTGTATCGTAAATTTCTCTAGCATGTAAATTAAAGTCTTGATCAAAGAACAGGTTGTGATGAAGCAGATTTTTCAGCTTCTTATTCACTCCCACATAATAGAGTAAACAGCTAGGCGCCAAAACTCTAGAATCCCAATAATCCTCTGAATACTTTCTATGGGCTTTTTCTAGGAGGTTTTGCTCTACAAAGTGATAGTCGGCACTTGCAATAACGGCATCCGAATTTTGTTCACTATCGTTGGCAATTAAGCTTTTTACTCTCTTATTTTCGATAGACAGCTTTTCAACTGGTGCGTTTGTGTGAATTTCAACACCTAACTCTTTCGCAAGCAACTCCATGCCTTCGATAACTTTATGCATTCCTCCCATGGGATACCATGTTCCTCCAACGATGTCTGCATAATTCATTAAACTGTAAAGCGCAGGAATGTTCTCTGGCTTCGCACCCAAAAACAAGACCGGAAACTCAATAATCTGAATGAGTTTCGGATTATTAAAATACTGTCTGATATATTTCGAAAATGACTTGAACAACTGCAACCTGAAAACACCTTTTACCACATCAAATGTGGCGAATTCCAGAAGAGACTTACTTGGCTTTTGAACGAGGTCATTAATTCCCACACGATACTTGTAAGCCGCATCATCAAGAAACCTTCTTAATCTTGCAGCGCTTCCCTCCTCAATACGTTCAAATGTGTCATAAAGCTCATCCAAGTTAGATGGTAAATCCACGAAATCGTTTTCACCAAAGAAAACACGGTAGGAAGGACTTAGCCTTACAAGTTCATAATAATCACTTGCTTTCTTTCCAAAATCGTTGAAAAATGTCTCAAACACATCAGGCATCCAATACCAAGAAGGTCCCATATCAAACATGAACCCATCTGCTTCAAATTTTCGACTTCGCCCACCAACTGATTCATTTTTTTCAAAAATACGCACCTTGTGACCAGCCTTAGCCAAATAACACGCTGATGCGAGACCGCTATATCCGCCTCCAATAATATCTACCGTCTTCATGCCCTAAATTCTTTAAGTTCTTCCATTAGTTGCTGTCTAGCCATGTAGATTCGACTTTTTACCGTTCCAATGGGTAAGTTAAGTTCATCGCTAATCTCCTTATACTTAAATCCTTCAACATGCTTCATAAAGGGTACGCTATACTCTTCATCAAGATTATTGATCTTACTCAAGATCTCTTCTGTATACAATTGAGAGGTTTGACTTTGCAACTGTGACGTCTGACTGTTCAACATAAATGAGTTTGGAGAATCATCATGAATCATTGTCACTAATTTTCTTCTTCTGTAGTCATTAATGAAGGTATTCTTCATGATGGTGTATAACCAAGCTTTAAGGTTGGTAGGAGATACAAATTTGTCACGATATTTCATCGCCTTCAACACTGTTTCCTGAAAAAGGTCTTTAGCATCTTCCTCATCCTTTGTTAGCGTTCTGGCAAAAGCATTTAGTTTGTCTTGAAACGTGGTTACTTGATAGTTAAATTCTAGAACAGTCATTTTGTTTTGTTTAACGTTTTCACTACAAAGTTAAACACTTTTATGTTAGACAAACAAATTTTTGTTTAACTTTTTATTGTATTAGTTAAACGTTTTTGATTAGATCAACAAGATCATTCACATGTGAAAGCCTATGAAGTCTATCATTTCGAAGAGTTATCGTTGCAGATTGAATTCCTGAAGAAAGCACCTCTAAGGTTGGGTAGGAATCCAAAATTTCTTTAAGATATTCATCGATCCATCCTTTTTCAGTCGAATTAATGAATGACGTCAATACATACGCTGGTTGGTGCGTGTCAATGGCTTTCATGACATCACCTTTCGGTACCATTTGCCCTAAATAGATTACCTTGAACCCATGTTTCTTAAGTTGATAGGAGTAATAAAGCAAGCCCAGCTCATGCATTTCATCAGCATTCAAAAAAGAGATAACCGTTTTAGCATTTTCATCCAGACAGGGACCCAGCTCATCAATAGCAGCAACAATCTTTTGCCTTACCAAGTTCGTAATAAAATGCTCTTGTGCTGGGTCAATAACATTTGTCATCCACAGCACTCCGATACGATCAAGAAATGGATAAACGATGTTTAACATTAACTTATCGAAGCTATGCTTATCAATGTAATCGTTCAACACTCTTTCAAAACGGGCCTCATCCATATCTATCATGGAAATCGTCAGCGACTCAATAACATTGTTGTCTGTGTTATCTTTGTTGAGAAGTTCTTCTATTCGTTGCGTGATCTGTTTCTCGGTTAAGTCTGCAATTTTACTGATCTTAAACCCATTATTATAAAGAATATTGAGCCGCAACAGTTTCTTCAACTCCATATCACTGTAAGAACGAATATTTGTTTCTGAACGCATTGGCTCCAGCAAATGGTAGCGTTGCTCCCAAATCCGTATCGTGTGGGCTTTGACCCCACTCAATTTTTCAAGGTCCTTTATAGAATATGTTCTCATTTAAATGACTTCTTTCAGCACTAAAACAAGGTAAACAAAATTTTGTTCAGCAAAGATAGAAAAAACTATTCCCTCAATTAAACAAGGGCTTCTAGCTAGTTTTAGAGATAAACTATTTTAGCATCAAGATTACAGGCAAAACACAAAATAAACTACACGCCACAAGCGAGTCTAAAAATCACTTAAGGATTGGCACATTGTTATTTGACCACCTGAATTGTCCGTAAAACACCTCACCTTCAGACTTGGTTTCATAACAGTATAAATACCCATCTAATGAGGCAATCAGTATTTCCAATTTACCATCACCATCTACATCTTTAATTAGTGGTGTGGCTTCTGCTCCTGTAGGAAACTTTAATTCCTTCAAAGCTTTTCCATTTCTATCACTTACGTACAGATCACCAGACTCACTCACGGAAATGAACTGTTGAGCACCTGTGCCAAGCACATCAGCCACCAAAGTGGTTGCACTCTTTGCCCCATTCATCGTACCGCTATGCTCTGGTGCTTTCTCATTGATTAATTTATTGAATCCATTTTCCTGCTTTTCAAAAGCGTCATCGCCAATATATATCCAATAGTCTGACAAGTTCAAATAACCCTGGTATACTACTGGTGACATATATTTACTGTAGCCAAAACCGATTGTCTTGATCAACTGGCCATCTACTCCGAGCTCTTGAAACTCACCGTAGGCATCCAGCGATGCAATCCGTTTTTCTCCTTGCTCCTCGTATAGAAATGGAGATGCGTGAATTCCTGCTCCTGTTGGCGCGCTCCAAATTGGCAGACCGCTCTTACCGTCAAGTGCCATAAGGTAGTCACCATAATGAGCCATTTTAAACCCTGCCGTTTTAGAGCTATTGGGCTTACCTCTAAACCCACAAACGACATCCAACACACCATCGTTGTTACCATCTACGACAAGTGGCGCAACATTTCCTTCATGCGAAGAAATCGAATCTAAAACCCATTTTACAGAGCCATCTGCTGCATTCAGGCAGTAAACACCATGGTGCTGCACACAAAACACAACCTCAGCGCTACCATTCTGATCCAGATCCTCCACCACGGGAACACTTTCAACATCATAAGGTGTCTTAAACTTCCAAAGTTCATTTCCAGATTTTTCATCAAAACAATAGAGGTAATAATTGTCGGTGCCAAAAAAGAGTTTACCATCGTAAAGGGCGACTCCTGTGACATCATTATCTCCCATTATTTGAGAAGCATAGGTGTTGGCCACCTTACCAGTTCTTGCGTCAATTTTATAAACTGCATCACGCTCATCTAGGTCAGCGTTAGCATCATCACCATTAGATCCTATATAAACAAACCCATCATCCTCAATTATATTGGTCCTGTAGGTGGTTATCCCAATTTTTTGTTTCCATTTCAGTGGAAACTCCTTTGTAATACTCTGACCGCTTACTGAGCTCATCATCAGCATCAATATTGATATCTCAAAAAACCTTACCATTCTTCTTCTGTGTATCGTTCATTATTGAATACGTATATATAGTACTTTACACCATTCTCATAACCTATCATAACCTCCGTCTCCCGAAAAGGCATAAAATCACCTGATTCATATTTAGGCTCAACCAGGGTATTTCCATCTTTATCTATAGCTCCATACTTTCCATTTTGGTACAAAATATCGAACTCAACGCCTTCAATTACGATTTCACCTTCATGAAAAGTCTCTTCGCCAGTCAGAAAGTTCTTCCTCACAATTTCATTTCCATTGAATTTGTATGCGGAGTACCCAACAACCTTATCGTAAAAGACACTATCGTTGTACTGAATAGCTTTAGCACTGTCCCTTGGGTCATTGATGTTAACATACTTTGTACCATCTAATTCAGCCCAAACAAGAGTTGGCCTTACTGGATCGTAATTGTCAAAAGGATAAATTTTAAAATCTTCAAAAGCAACTGGTAGTAAAATATTGCCATGGTAATCGACAATGCCTTTCTTTCCCTTTTGAGTTACAACATACGCATATAATTCTCCTTCCGCGTCATAAACATGATCTTCTATTCTAGTCATTTCCTGAATTTCATCATAGATCGGCTGAAGAATCATTTTATTCTTTCGAGGCAGGTAAATCCCTAATTTCTTCTTAAGCTCTAACTCCATGACAGGATTCCAGCCATAGGGAAGAGAGTAATCAAAGAAAAACGACCTAATGTCATCATAAATAGTAGGTAAGACTATCTCACCATTCATATTTCCCAAGCCCCACTTTTCCTTTTTTGTTTTTAGCAACAACGTATCAGTCTCCCATTCTAGATAGTCATAACCGCTATAAATGGTCTTATATATTGCTGGATATACAACGCCTTTATTGTGAACATATAGCCCAACCCGCTTTTTATCATAGAGCCAAACAGCTTTGGTGTCATAACTAAAGTCATAAGCTATTTGAATATCGCTATATGCCATGGGGGTAAGCTTTCCATCGCGAACACTAATTAAGCCTTTTCCCTTTTTTCCATGCGCCTCCAAGATTTGGTCGTACTCATATCCATACGGACTCCAATCACCATTAAGGTCAGCAAAATACAGTTGCTTATACTCAAACGGAATCAAGGTATCTCCCATGTGATTTACGACACCGTATCTATTATTCATTCCCTTCATGTGAAAAAATGGATAGACCTCAGAATAACCTTCCTTGAATCTAGCATCAGTAACTGGAACAAACGTCCCTTCATCTTTGCAGTCATAGTAACCTATGGCCATTTTACCATTTTCATCAAAGTCGACATCATGCATATCTAAACACTCATAATCATATCCATCTATACCTTTCAAGCTAGTATCGGTTTCGTAGAAATAGTATGGATAAACATCTCTCCTGACAAAATTAGACTTACTCTTAACTTGAGGTTCCAAAACAACTTCTTCGATAACCTGATGCAGTCCATAGAGATCACCTTTTCTAGTTATCACGGCAGAAGGGAAATCTTCTTTTCTGTAGATTTCATCATAAGAGCCAAGGATATTTTTCGTTACCGGATTATAAAATGAAATTTTCCCGCTTTTTACAGCTAGAAATACCAAGCTATTCTGCATATCAAATAACTCGATACTATCCCCTGAAACTAGAATACTATCTCTGTTTGTCTTTGTCACCAAATGATACTCATCGTTCATTTTGAGTAGCATGAAAGGATTATATTCAAAATCTACAACATCCTGATAGATCATTTTTGTAGGCGCAAATGAATTAGACAAAACACCCATTTTACCATCAGCTGAATAGGTTATCTTATAAGCATTTAGCTCATCACCGTTCTCAAACTTAAACTCAGTATTTGATGGGAGGTTGTCGATCACGAATTCATTGCGATCAGCATCGTACAGCGCAACATTATCGCTTTGTTTAACCACCAAATATGGGACATCCAATAACGATTCTCTAGTTGACATATTTCCTGCCTTGTCTTCGTATTCCTCAACAACTGTTAGTGGCTTAATGCTCTCTGCTTTCAATAGAAGTTCATCATTGAAATATAAAGATGTCATCCCATCTTCCTTTGTCACTCTTGCCTCTCTAAACTTCTGATCCTCTCTCCAATCAAATCCTGTCGTGATCTTAAGGGATGCATTCAGCATTTTCTTTTTACCATCACTAAAAGTTAATAGGTAATCATAGGCCCTGTTATAACCTTTTCCCTCCTCCGTCTGCTCATAATTCACAACATTGTCTTCAAGGACATTCAAACTTCCTGCTTTAAGGATGGACAATTGATTGACCCCATTCGTCTTCTTTCTGATCGAGTAATTCACTTCCCCAACTTCCGTAAATAATGCGTAAACGAACGTATATTTGGTGAGTTCACCAAACTCATTGTATTCACTGTACTCTTCAGTATGAAGTGGTTCAATATGCACATACGCTGGGTTAATTACCCAATCCTTGAGAGCGATATTATACAAACCGTACTTCCCATTTTTCACTGCTACCGCTAAATTCTCTTTGACATTCCATTTTGAAAAAGCGTGTTCCTGATTCTCAAGGATTAATCCTTCCTGATCATAAATATCATATAATCCAGATGCTTTTTTGCCATAAGCAATACCATTACTATTCATCCCAACCCCTGAATATTCACAAGGCACATCTTTAAACGCTGGAGCGTAAAGCCCTTTTTTCTCATCCTTAACCATCTCCACCCAAGATTGATAAGTATAGTTAATCTGATCATAAATTGGCTGTAACACTTGATCTCCAGTAACATTAATCAACCCAACCTTTCTACCTTGTGCCACCTTAGCAAAACCTCTATTAAACTGGCCAATCTTATCATAAATGGGTTTTACCAACCAATTATTACTCGAATCTATAAACCCCCATTTACCATCCTTTTTAACACATGCAAAGCCTTCAGAAAAGTCAGTTGCATACTCAAAAACTGGTTCAATGATTACATCACCTTTTTGCTTAAAACCATACACGTTACCCTCTCGATACGCTTTTTGTGAAAAGGAATCAAACACGATCAACGCGAGAAAAACACTTATTATTCTCATAGAGACAATCTTATCAAGAACAAATAAATGAAAAACAACTCAAAATAACCTACGTAGGAATACGTAAATTAAAATAAGTCACCCTGAGAAAAGCCAATATTCCGATCAAGGTGTTTGTAGGCTAATTCGGTTGCCTTCCTTCCTCTAGGAGTCCTTAAAAGGTACCCCTCCTGAATTAGAAATGGTTCATACACCTCTTCGATTGTTCCTGCTTGCTCACCCACAGCTGTTGCGATGGTATTCAAACCAACAGGTCCGCCTTTAAACTTATCAATAAGCACCATAAGTATTTTGTTGTCCATCTCATCGAGTCCGTGCTGGTCTACGTTCAAGGCTTCCAACCCAATATCCGTAATATCTGGTTTAATTGTTCCATCACCTTTGATCTGGGCAAAATCCCGAACTCTTCTTAACAAGGCATTTGCAATTCTTGGAGTACCCCTACTTCTTGAGGCAATCTTATAGGCAGCTTCGTATTCGATAGGTATATCCAGTATCCCAGCAGATCGTTCAACGATATCTGTCAGCGTCTTTGCATCATAGTATTCTAGCCTACTCGAAATCCCAAAGCGAGCCCTTAAGGGTGAGGTCAGCATTCCAGATCGAGTAGTCGCACCGATCAGTGTAAAAGGGTTCAGCGAAATCTGAACAGTTCGTGCGTTCGGGCCAGTATCAATTAAAATATCAATCTTATAATCCTCCATTGCAGAATACAAGTATTCCTCAATTACTGGCGAAAGTCGGTGTATTTCATCGATAAAGAGCACATCACCCTCTTCAAGATTGGTCAATAGACCCGCTAAGTCACCTGGCTTATCCAACACAGGACCTGAAGTTACCTTAAACCCAACACCCAGCTCATTTGCAATAATATTTGCCAATGTTGTTTTTCCCAAACCGGGAGGCCCATGCAAAAGCACATGATCGAGTGTCTCTTCACGCATTTTTGCCGCTTGAATAAAGATTTCAAGGTTATTTGTTACTTTCGACTGACCTGCAAAATCATCCAACATTTTAGGACGAAGGACTTGTTCAATCTCTTTATCAGACTGATTTTCATCATCTCCTCTTAGGTCAAATTCCTCGATCATAATCACAAAGTTAGCTGAATTGTCTTTCAAGATTACTAGATATCTATCGAAAGTTCAACAAAGAAGTGTCAAAATTTGAAACAATTACCCATTTGGCAATAGTAAAAGAACACCTAAAAGAACCAATACTATTTGGATTAAGTGAACTACAAAACCAAACATCAGCACCTTTCTACCCGAATGGTAAAGCGTCTTGAAACTTGTCTTAAACCCAATCGCAGCCATAGCTATTGCCAACAACCATTTACCTGATGTTTCAACACTTTTCAGTGCATCTGCAGGAACATCTACAAAAGAGACAAACAACGTAACTGCAATGAACGCCCATAAGTACAAGGGGAGTTTAAAGAACTCTATGATCGACTTCGGTTTTGTTTCACTCGTCATCACATTAAATAACAAAACAGCAGGAGCTAACATGGCAACTCTCAACATTTTGATCGTAACCGCCATTTTGCCAACGTCTTCACTGATGGAATAGCCAGCTCCAGCAACGTTTCCAACACTGTGTAGTGTACCACCAGTTAACAAAGCCATTTGCTGATCACCGATGGTTACTACCGAATTAACCAACGGCCAAAAAAACATAAAAATAGCACCAATCAAACTGACTACTGCCAGTGCAATCCCAATATCATTTTTATCCTTTGCAACGGTTGGTGCAACAGCCGCAATTGCTGAGGACCCGCAGATGGTGGTACCGAACCCCGTTAACAAACCTCCTGACTTCGGACAGTTCATCTTTTTAGACAACCCAACCGTTACGAATAGCATTCCTAGCACCATTCCTACAATAATCACAATGGTTTCCCACCCTAAATCACCGATATCATCAACGCTTAAACCACATGCTAAAAGGACGATAGAAAACTCTAGAACCTTGGAGCCGCTAAAATCAATTCCTTTTTTGTATTTACTCGTCCAATCCGTGAGGTTACCGATGATCATTCCCAGCAGCAAAGCAATTAGAACAGCATTGAAACCGGGGATATAAGGCGCGACAAGAATACCGACAACCGCCACAGTAACCGAAAGCACAAAACCAGGTAAAATCTTCGATATTTTCTCTTTGTTGATCACAAAAACATGAAAGTAGTTCTTCTCACATCCAAAAAATGTAACAATTGTTACTTCGTATGATTTTTACGTACTAACACCGTATCTTCGCAGTAAAGATATTTGATTCATGGAAATTCTCTTTCTGGTAATAGGTGTTATTCTGGGTACGATTATAGGCTTTTTAATCGGTAAATCAAAGCAAGGAAGCTCAAACAATGAACATACTGACCAAGCCAATCTTGTGCAGAAGTTAGAGGCTATTCAGATGGAAAATCGTGAGTTGAGCGTTTCTAAAGGAGAATTAGCAAAGGAGCGGGAGATTTTATCTCAGCGTAACTCCTCGATTGAAGAAGAGCTTAAAGACCTGCGCAATTCCTATTCAATGGAAAAAGAAAAAAACGCCACACTCCTTGAGAAGCAAAAGAACCTAGAAGAGTTGTTGGTTAAGCAGAAGGAAGAACTCACTGCTGTTCAAGAAAAATTCACGAAAGAATTTGAATTGATCGCAACCAAAATTCTTGATCAAAAAAGCAAAGTATTTAAGGAGGAAAATAAAGAATCTATTGGAGAGTTACTCAATCCACTTAAAGAGCGCATCAAGGAGTTTCAGGAAAAAGTAGAAAAAACGAATGAAGAGGGAGTAAAAAGGAACTCTGTCCTTTCCGAACAGATCAAACAGTTGAGAGATCTTAATCAGGAGATCACAGAAGAAACGAAAAGTTTAACAAAAGCCTTGAGAGGGGATTCTAAAACTCAAGGTAATTGGGGAGAATTACAATTGGAGGCAATTCTCGAAAAGGCCGGTCTTCAAAAAGATGTTCACTACTCCAAAGAGAGCAACTTAAAGACCGAAGACGGCAGTAACCAACGCTTAGATTACATCATCAACTTGCCGGATGGCAAAAATCTTATTTTGGATTCCAAAGTGTCGCTTACGGCCTACAGTAAGTATTTTGACACAGAAGATGAAGAAGAACGTGCGAAAAACCTTAAACAGCATTTAGACAGTATCAATGTGCATATTAAGTCGCTTTCAGACAAGGATTACCATAAGTTATATGGCATCAATCCACCTGATTATGTCTTAATGTTTATCGCCAATGAACCTGCTCTCACCATGGCTCTTCGTGAAGACCCGAGTAT
This genomic interval carries:
- a CDS encoding YeiH family protein; the protein is MINKEKISKILPGFVLSVTVAVVGILVAPYIPGFNAVLIALLLGMIIGNLTDWTSKYKKGIDFSGSKVLEFSIVLLACGLSVDDIGDLGWETIVIIVGMVLGMLFVTVGLSKKMNCPKSGGLLTGFGTTICGSSAIAAVAPTVAKDKNDIGIALAVVSLIGAIFMFFWPLVNSVVTIGDQQMALLTGGTLHSVGNVAGAGYSISEDVGKMAVTIKMLRVAMLAPAVLLFNVMTSETKPKSIIEFFKLPLYLWAFIAVTLFVSFVDVPADALKSVETSGKWLLAIAMAAIGFKTSFKTLYHSGRKVLMFGFVVHLIQIVLVLLGVLLLLPNG
- a CDS encoding WG repeat-containing protein, which produces MRIISVFLALIVFDSFSQKAYREGNVYGFKQKGDVIIEPVFEYATDFSEGFACVKKDGKWGFIDSSNNWLVKPIYDKIGQFNRGFAKVAQGRKVGLINVTGDQVLQPIYDQINYTYQSWVEMVKDEKKGLYAPAFKDVPCEYSGVGMNSNGIAYGKKASGLYDIYDQEGLILENQEHAFSKWNVKENLAVAVKNGKYGLYNIALKDWVINPAYVHIEPLHTEEYSEYNEFGELTKYTFVYALFTEVGEVNYSIRKKTNGVNQLSILKAGSLNVLEDNVVNYEQTEEGKGYNRAYDYLLTFSDGKKKMLNASLKITTGFDWREDQKFREARVTKEDGMTSLYFNDELLLKAESIKPLTVVEEYEDKAGNMSTRESLLDVPYLVVKQSDNVALYDADRNEFVIDNLPSNTEFKFENGDELNAYKITYSADGKMGVLSNSFAPTKMIYQDVVDFEYNPFMLLKMNDEYHLVTKTNRDSILVSGDSIELFDMQNSLVFLAVKSGKISFYNPVTKNILGSYDEIYRKEDFPSAVITRKGDLYGLHQVIEEVVLEPQVKSKSNFVRRDVYPYYFYETDTSLKGIDGYDYECLDMHDVDFDENGKMAIGYYDCKDEGTFVPVTDARFKEGYSEVYPFFHMKGMNNRYGVVNHMGDTLIPFEYKQLYFADLNGDWSPYGYEYDQILEAHGKKGKGLISVRDGKLTPMAYSDIQIAYDFSYDTKAVWLYDKKRVGLYVHNKGVVYPAIYKTIYSGYDYLEWETDTLLLKTKKEKWGLGNMNGEIVLPTIYDDIRSFFFDYSLPYGWNPVMELELKKKLGIYLPRKNKMILQPIYDEIQEMTRIEDHVYDAEGELYAYVVTQKGKKGIVDYHGNILLPVAFEDFKIYPFDNYDPVRPTLVWAELDGTKYVNINDPRDSAKAIQYNDSVFYDKVVGYSAYKFNGNEIVRKNFLTGEETFHEGEIVIEGVEFDILYQNGKYGAIDKDGNTLVEPKYESGDFMPFRETEVMIGYENGVKYYIYVFNNERYTEEEW
- the rmuC gene encoding DNA recombination protein RmuC; its protein translation is MEILFLVIGVILGTIIGFLIGKSKQGSSNNEHTDQANLVQKLEAIQMENRELSVSKGELAKEREILSQRNSSIEEELKDLRNSYSMEKEKNATLLEKQKNLEELLVKQKEELTAVQEKFTKEFELIATKILDQKSKVFKEENKESIGELLNPLKERIKEFQEKVEKTNEEGVKRNSVLSEQIKQLRDLNQEITEETKSLTKALRGDSKTQGNWGELQLEAILEKAGLQKDVHYSKESNLKTEDGSNQRLDYIINLPDGKNLILDSKVSLTAYSKYFDTEDEEERAKNLKQHLDSINVHIKSLSDKDYHKLYGINPPDYVLMFIANEPALTMALREDPSIYEKALSKNLVLVSTTTLLATLRTISYIWKQDLQNKNAEEIARQAANLYDKFVGFTDDILKLGAQLKTATGTYEEAAKKLYEGRGNLVKRAEDLKKLGVNPSKDVDNRLVERSKED
- the ruvB gene encoding Holliday junction branch migration DNA helicase RuvB codes for the protein MIEEFDLRGDDENQSDKEIEQVLRPKMLDDFAGQSKVTNNLEIFIQAAKMREETLDHVLLHGPPGLGKTTLANIIANELGVGFKVTSGPVLDKPGDLAGLLTNLEEGDVLFIDEIHRLSPVIEEYLYSAMEDYKIDILIDTGPNARTVQISLNPFTLIGATTRSGMLTSPLRARFGISSRLEYYDAKTLTDIVERSAGILDIPIEYEAAYKIASRSRGTPRIANALLRRVRDFAQIKGDGTIKPDITDIGLEALNVDQHGLDEMDNKILMVLIDKFKGGPVGLNTIATAVGEQAGTIEEVYEPFLIQEGYLLRTPRGRKATELAYKHLDRNIGFSQGDLF